The DNA window GGTGACCCACAACCGCTGCGCTGGGGTGTCGGCCTGCACCCAGATGAGCTGCCGTTCACTGAGGCCGAGGGTTTGCAGGCCTGGCATGTAGGGTGGCTTGGGGGGTCCAACCAGCACCACACTGCCGCCGCTGGCGGCCACCCGGCCGAGCGCCGCGCCGAGCAGGCGCCATTCCAGCAGGGAGGGCTGCGGGCTCAGCACCTCCGTGAGACTGCCACAGGGCCAGCCACCGCCAGGAAGCTCGGCGTCCAGCGCGGACCAGCCACTCGCCACGACCGACCCCGCAGGAGCGGCGATGTCGTTGCCCCGCCAGACAGCAGCGGCAACGGAAGGCGGGAGGTCAAGGTAGGGCGAGGGATTCGCAGACGTCAGCATGGCAGGCAGTCCTTCGAGTCGGGAGGGCAAGCCTACATAACAACTGGATAAAAGAGGCTCTGTTCTCGTTGCGTATTGGTTCGGCTAAGATTCCCCCAGTTTGAGAGGGGAAGCGAAATGCGTAGCGACCAGTTCAAGAGCCTACTTGCCGGGCTCACCCGCCTCACCGTCCGGCAGCTCGACGAGCTGCGTAAGGCGGTTGAGGCGCAGCACCAGCGGACCCAGGCGCTGCGCGCCCTGGAGGCGGCCGGCGAGGGACTTGGGTGTCCGCATTGCAGCAGTTTCAAGTTCACCAAGAACGGCCACAGCAGAGGCCTTCAGCGATACCTGTGCGCCGCCTGTTCGCGGACCTTCAACGCCGCCACGAACACGCCGCTGTCGCGGCTGCGGGGTAAAGAACGCTTTTTCCAGCATGGCGAGTGCCTTGCCCAAGGCCTGTCCATCCGGGCCGCGGCCGCGCAGATGGGGGTTGCCGTGAGCACCGCCTTCCGGATGCGGCACCGCTTTCTGCAGGAGGTCGTGAGCCATCAGCCCAGGCATGTGGCCGGACTGCTGGAGGCCGACGAGACCTACGTTCGGGAGTCCCAGAAGGGCAGCCGGCACCTGACCCGGGCGGCGCGGCACAGGGGCGGAACGGCGGTCAAGGCCAAGGGCCTGCCTCGCGACCTCATCCCTGTGCTGGTCGGCCGCCTGCGCGGCCAGCCTCACGTCGTCGACCAGGTGCTCACGTCGATGAACATCCTGCAGGCCACCGAGGCCCTTCGCGGAGCAGTCGGGCCCGACACGTTGCTGTGCACGGATGGCAGCGGCGCCATGCGTGGCGCCGCCAAGGCGCTGGGGGTGACCTCGAAGTCGATTGCCGTGAGCTACGGCGGGAGGGTCGTCGAGGGGGTCTATCACGTCCAGACCGTCAACAGCTACCACGAGCGGCTTCAGTCCTGGCTCTCCCGTGGCCTGCGCGGCGTGGCTACCAAATACCTGCCCAACTACCTCGCCTGGATGCGCGTCTCGGAGTGGTATCGAGGGGACTTGAAGCCCGAGCACTTTGTGATTTCTGGGCTCGGCCGGCAGCTAATCAATACATAACGCGAACAGAGCGATAAAAGAACAGTCTTTTAATTTAGCAGGGAATGGGCGACGCTCGGGCTTTAGACCACCACGCTGGGAGCCACCATGTGCGGCCGATACGTCCTCAAGAGCACCCCGCAGCGCCTGCGCGAGCAGTTCGGCATCGCGGGGCCGGATGCTGCGCACAGTGAGGAATGGCGTCCTCGGTACAACATTGCACCCAGCCAGGTCGCTCCGGTGGTGCGGATGCGCGAGGGTCAGCGTCATCTGGACCTGCTGCGCTGGGGATTGGTACCGAGCTGGACCAAAGACCCGACCATTGGCAACCGGCTCATCAATGCGCGCAGCGAGACGGTGGCGGAGAAGCCGGCTTTCCGTGCCGCGTTCAAGACACGGCGCTGCATCGTGCCGGCCGATGGGTTCTTCGAATGGCAGCAGCAGCCCTCGGGCAAGCAACCGTTCTACATCCACCGCAAGGACGATGCGCTGCTGGCGATGGCCGGGCTGTGGGAGCACTGGACATCACCCGACGGTGACAGCGTGCAGACCTTCACCATTCTGACCACCGAGGCCAATGTCTGGATGCGTACTTTGCACGACAGGATGCCGGTGATGCTGGGCGCCGAGCAGGTTGCGCCGTGGCTGGACCCTGGTCGCAAGGCTGAGGACTTGCGCGGGATGCTCAGGCCGCTGGGGGATGGGGAGCTGGAGGCCTATCCGGTGGCCAAGGCGGTGGGCAATGTGCGCAATGACCGGCCGGAGGTGGTGGAAAAACTGAGGTGAAGCATGGGGCATCAGGGGTTTAAACCATTCGCGCCCGTGAAGAACGTTTCGTGAGGTCTTTGGACGCGATGTGAATGTGGTTGAGCTTTGAATCTTTCCGGAGCAGCGCAGCCTCGATAAACTCGCCTAGGCACCTTATCCACAATCTTTCAATCACTACGAGGTAAAAATGTCCGCAACTGGACAACTCAATGAACAATGCCTTGAAGCATGGCAAGAATACGCCGCATCAGCCGACGCAACAGAACTGGCTGAAACGGAGATGGCGCTTAGAGGCGCAGCCAAAAATTTCCGAACGCCTTTACCGCCGCTGACTTCGCTAAGGCATTGGGAAAGAGTGTTGGGTACACAAAAACTGTTCTTGAGGCCAGGAGAGAACCGATATCTGATGGATGGCTAGGAGGCTGTCGGACTTGAACCCGAGCGAATCCGATTGATCAGTGCGACGCGTTTTTTTTGACAGCGGCGCGCTGATCGAACGCTCTCGATGGTTGGCGAGACACTGTGAGGGCACATGGGGCGGCCTGGGGACTCGGTTTTGGCGTGGTCGGGGCGCACTATTGCCCTCACGCGGCTCGCAGGACGTGCATGCGCTTGATGTTCCAAGCCATGGTCACCAAGCTCCATTCGCCTTGTGCCTTGGCCAGCCCGCGCATGCTCATCTGGCGCCAACCCATCACTTGCTTGATGATGCCGAACACCGGCTCCACTGTCTGCTTGCGCAGGCCGTACAGGGCTCGGCCTGCTTGCGTGCCCAGGCGGTGTGCCATCTGCACGAGCGGATCCGTCGTCTGGGGCTCGGGCACATCGGGTGCAAAGCGCCCCATCACCGGCGTGTGATGCGACTCCCGCTTGAGCGCCAGCAGCGGCTCGATACCCGCGTCGTTGCACGCGATCACGTTGGCTTGGCTGAAGAAGCCGTTGTCCGTGATGAGCGTGTGCACCTCGCCCAGCACCGCGGGTAACGCTTGGATCTGCTGCAGCGTAGGCACAACTTCGCGCTTGTCGTTGGATGCCTGGCTCACATGCTGGGTGATCACCATCATCGTCGCGATGTCCACGCCGGCTTGTGCGTTGTAGCTTTGCTCGAAGCCCCCACCCGACACGGGCATGATGCGCGACTCTTCATCCGTGAGGTTGACCTGATCGCTGCTCCGGGGGCCGGCCTCTGGCGGCTCAGGGTCCTTGCCGCGCGGCTTCTTGCCCGCCTCGCGCTGGGCTTGGCGCTTGGCGGTCTTGGCCTCGTACTCCTGCTGCTCGACCTGATGGCGTTCGCTGGCGCGCTGCTCGATCTTGGCCTTGGCCTGCGCGATTGCGCTCAAGCGATCTGCACGCAGGGCGATCTCCGCCGGCACATCCATGCCGTCGGGTACCGTCGCGCGGTCGCTGTTCTCTGCCAGCGCCAGCAGCGTTTGTACTTCCTGGCGCAGCTGCGCCTCGATCTTGTTGGCATGAGCCCACGACAAGGCCTTGTGCTTGCTGGCGTTGGCGTCGATCTTGGTGCCATCCAGCGCGATGTGTCCGAGCTTGAGCAGCTTCATCTCGCGCGCCAGAACCAGCACCTGCACGAACAGTGCCTCCACCTCCTTCAAGAAGCGGCGGCGGAACGTCGCCAGCGTGTCGTGATCGGGGTGGGTATTGGCCGCAACAAAGCGGAACGCCACCGAGTCGTAGGTCGCCCGCTCGATCTTGCGGCTGGAGTGCACGCCGTTGGCGTAGCCGTAGATCAGCAGGCCCAGCAGCACCGCCGGATGGTGCGCCGCCGAGCCCCGGCCTGCGTACTGTCGGGCCAGATCGCCCAGATCAAGCTGCTCGATGACTTCGACCACGAAGCGCGCCAAGTGATCAGTGGGCAGCCATTCGTCCACCGACGGTGGCAACAGATATGCGGTGTCTCGGTCAACAGGGACGAAGCGGCTCATCGGCTCGGGCTCTCGGTTGTGCAGCAGCAATTGTCTCGGATAGCGTCTTCATCCGGAAGACCGCAAAGTCCGACAGTCTCCTAGCGCCAGCTCAATCCACCGCGCCTGCGAGCGCCTTTTCGATGCGCCAGTCGGGCACCAGCCACATCAACGCCACGGCCACATACACCGCCTGCGCAGCGCGGGCGACCATGGCGAGAGGGCGATGCCGAGCACGTCCAGCAGCGGCGGGAGCTTGCCCTTCCAGTCGCGCCCGATGGCGTTGCCCAGTGTGGGTGGAGCCGGCGGCGATGATGGCCCGCTGCAGCAGCCAGTAGGCCAGCGCGGCCATCAGCAGCACCACGCCGTGCGGCGCCTTCAGATCCAGCACCATGATGGCGATGACGCCGTCGCTGAAGGCTTCGAGTCGGTTCTTGCCCATGCCGCGCTCCCGGTTCTGGACCGGGGAATTTTCGCGGACGGGGCAGCCTCAGTCGCGGGGCCAGGCTTGCAAATGGGCGGCGCGGATGTCCACCGTGAGTTCCTGCCCGAGGCTCAGGGCGTGATGGTCGGCGAGGCGGTAGGGCGCGTGCAGCCACAGCAGGGCGTCGCCGCAGCGCAAGGCGGCGGTGGTGTCGGCGCCGCGCACCATGAGGTGTTCGACGCGGCCGAGCACCGGGTTCTCGCTGGGGCGCAGCTCCTGCTGTTTGATGGGCGGCAGCCGCACATCGTCGGCCGACACCACCCAGTCCACCTTGCTGCCGGGCGCAAGTTGCGTGCGTTGCGGCACCCGCAGGATGAGCGCTGCTTCGTCCCAGCGCAGCAGGGTGCAGGCGGCTTGCGGCTCGTGCTGGAGCACGGTGGCGCTGAAGCGGTTGCGGTAGCCGAGCAGCGCCGCAGCCTGGATGCTTTGCGGCCGGGCGAAGACCTCGCGCGGCGTGCCTTGCTGCACCACGCGGCGACCGGCGAGCAGCACCATCCAGTCGGCCATGGCGGCGAGATGGGCGTCGTGCGTGGCGGCCAGCGCGGGGATGGACAAGTGGTGCATGCGCGACACCAACTCGGCCATGACGTCGTCGCGGGTGCTGGCGTCGAGCGCCGAGGTGGGCTCGTCCAGCAGCAGGATTTGCGGCTTGCGCGCCAAGGCCCGCGCCAGCGCCACGCGCTGCTGCTGTCCGCCGGAGAGCTGGGCCGGGCGCAGATCGGCCTGCGCCGTCAGGCCCACGGCGGCCAGCAGCTCGCACGCCGCATGGTGTTGCGCGGGAAGGCTGCCGCCCAGGGCATAGGCCACATTTTCCCAGGCGCGCAAATGCGGGAACAAGGCATGGCCTTGGGGCAGATAGCCCACCGCGCGTTGCTGCGGCGGCAAGCCGTCGAAAGGCGTGGTGCGCGCCGGTACCAGCCCGGCGATGGCCTTGAGCACGGTGCTCTTGCCTTCGCCGCTGGCGCCCAGCAGGACGGTGAAGCCGCGCACCGTGAAGTCGGCATCGAGCACGATGGGCTGGCGAATCGAAGCGCGTATCTGCATCGCCCCCTGGCCGGCACGCATGGGCTCACCCTCGCGCATACGGCCGGCGCGACAGCGCGCCCATCAGCAGCGGCAGCGGCAGGCCGATGAGAAAGAACAACCACAGCAGCGGATAGACGGCCGACAGCCCGGTGTCTTGCAGGTTCACCCACAGCTTCACCGGAATGCCTTGCGGATAGTAGGCGACGAGGAGCACGATGCCGAATTCGCCCAAGGCGCGCACCCAGGCCAGCGCCACGCCCGCCCCCAGGCCAAGACCTGCCAGCGGCACGGTGATGCGCCAGAACGTGCGCCAAGGCGATTGTCCGAGAGTGAGCGAGATTTGCTCCAGCTCGCGCGGCACGCCCTCGAACGCCGAACGCGCGGCGACGATGAAATACGGTGCGCTGCCATACACCTGCGCCAGCAGGAAGGCCTGTGGCGTGTTGGTCAGGCTCAAGCCCAGATGGCCCAGCGGCTGGCCGATCCAGCTGTACGGCCCATAGCTCATCGACAGCAGCAGGCCCATCGCCAGCGGCGGGGTGAGCAGGGGCAGCAACACCAGCAGTTCCATCACCCACTTGCCGCGAAACTCGTGCCGCGCCAGCCACCAGGCCACCGGCGTGCCGAACGCCACGACGATGGCCAGCGCGATCAGGGTGTAGACCACCGACACCCCCAGCGAGGCGAGATCGCCCTGTTGCAAGTGCAAGGCGCTCCACGGCGTGCTGATGAACAGGCCGACGAACGGCAGGCTGAGGAAGGCCAGCCCGGCCAGGCCGAACACCGCCACCACCCAGGCACGCTGCGCCTGCACCTGCGACGGCTGATGCAGCGGCAGGTGTGGCGGCAAATGGGCAGTGGCGGCGGAATCCAGCGGGGTGATCGGCATGGTTCAAACGAAGCGGCGGGCGACAACAGCAGCGCAAGGCCGTCATTGTCGCCCGCAGCAAGCGGGTTCTCGCAGCGGGCACCCGCAGCTTGTCATGCCGCTTTACTTCAAGTCGTCACCCTTGGGCGCGCTGTAGCCGTAGTCCTTGAACATCTTCTGGCCTGCGGCGCTGGTCATGAACTTGACGAAGGCCTCGCCCGCCTTGGGGTTGGGCGCGTTGTTCAGCACGGCGGCGTAGAACACCAGCGGCTGGGTGGAGAGCTCGTCGGTCTTGCCGTTGGGCAGCTTGATGCTGAAATGCACCTTGCTGTACCAGTCAGCGATCTGCGTCGGGTCGCTGAGGTTGATCTGTTCCGGCAGCTTGATGTAGGGAAGTTTGTGCGAGATCACGGCGCTGAGATAACCCGAGGTGGCGTCGAGCTGGCCCGCTTCCAGGCGCGACAGCAGCGAGGGTTCGGTGAAGATCTGCTGCTGGTTCTGCACCCCGCCCAGGATTTTGTCGGCCAGCCCCGGCTGCTTGTAATACCTCTCGGCCAGCAGCATGGTGAACACGATGTTGCGGCCTTGCGGGTCGGTTGTCGGATCAGTGCGGCCGAACTTCACACCGGGTTTTTCCAGCACCGCGTACCAGGGCATTTTGCCCGCGGCAGCTGCCTCGAAGTCTTTGGCGAAGCGGCTCTTGTCGCTGTAGGCAATCACCATCTGGGTGCTGGCCACCGGCACTGCCGTGCCGATCAATCCGGCTTTTTGCAGGATTTCGATGGGGCCTGGCGTGATGGAAACGAATACATCGGGGTTGATCTGTTTGGCCGCGATGAGGTGCGCCAGGCCGAAAGCACCCGCGCCCTGGCCCTGGTACTGCACCTGCGCCTGTTTGGCGATGGCCGGGCCCAGGCCCTTGTCCATCAACGCGCCCATGGAACCGGCGTAAGCCACGGCCAGTACCGGCTCGGCCGCTCGCGCGGCGGGCATGGTCATCGGCATTGCAGCAGCCAGGGCGGCAGCAAGGCAAAGGGACATCAGGGTGTGTCGGCGCATCGTCGGCTCCATCGGTTTCAGTGAGGGGAGGGGAAGGCAAGGAAAGGCAAGCTCTCGCCCGAAGCAGC is part of the Thiomonas sp. X19 genome and encodes:
- a CDS encoding IS1595 family transposase, producing the protein MRSDQFKSLLAGLTRLTVRQLDELRKAVEAQHQRTQALRALEAAGEGLGCPHCSSFKFTKNGHSRGLQRYLCAACSRTFNAATNTPLSRLRGKERFFQHGECLAQGLSIRAAAAQMGVAVSTAFRMRHRFLQEVVSHQPRHVAGLLEADETYVRESQKGSRHLTRAARHRGGTAVKAKGLPRDLIPVLVGRLRGQPHVVDQVLTSMNILQATEALRGAVGPDTLLCTDGSGAMRGAAKALGVTSKSIAVSYGGRVVEGVYHVQTVNSYHERLQSWLSRGLRGVATKYLPNYLAWMRVSEWYRGDLKPEHFVISGLGRQLINT
- a CDS encoding SOS response-associated peptidase encodes the protein MCGRYVLKSTPQRLREQFGIAGPDAAHSEEWRPRYNIAPSQVAPVVRMREGQRHLDLLRWGLVPSWTKDPTIGNRLINARSETVAEKPAFRAAFKTRRCIVPADGFFEWQQQPSGKQPFYIHRKDDALLAMAGLWEHWTSPDGDSVQTFTILTTEANVWMRTLHDRMPVMLGAEQVAPWLDPGRKAEDLRGMLRPLGDGELEAYPVAKAVGNVRNDRPEVVEKLR
- a CDS encoding IS1182-like element ISThsp16 family transposase, yielding MSRFVPVDRDTAYLLPPSVDEWLPTDHLARFVVEVIEQLDLGDLARQYAGRGSAAHHPAVLLGLLIYGYANGVHSSRKIERATYDSVAFRFVAANTHPDHDTLATFRRRFLKEVEALFVQVLVLAREMKLLKLGHIALDGTKIDANASKHKALSWAHANKIEAQLRQEVQTLLALAENSDRATVPDGMDVPAEIALRADRLSAIAQAKAKIEQRASERHQVEQQEYEAKTAKRQAQREAGKKPRGKDPEPPEAGPRSSDQVNLTDEESRIMPVSGGGFEQSYNAQAGVDIATMMVITQHVSQASNDKREVVPTLQQIQALPAVLGEVHTLITDNGFFSQANVIACNDAGIEPLLALKRESHHTPVMGRFAPDVPEPQTTDPLVQMAHRLGTQAGRALYGLRKQTVEPVFGIIKQVMGWRQMSMRGLAKAQGEWSLVTMAWNIKRMHVLRAA
- a CDS encoding ABC transporter ATP-binding protein yields the protein MRAGQGAMQIRASIRQPIVLDADFTVRGFTVLLGASGEGKSTVLKAIAGLVPARTTPFDGLPPQQRAVGYLPQGHALFPHLRAWENVAYALGGSLPAQHHAACELLAAVGLTAQADLRPAQLSGGQQQRVALARALARKPQILLLDEPTSALDASTRDDVMAELVSRMHHLSIPALAATHDAHLAAMADWMVLLAGRRVVQQGTPREVFARPQSIQAAALLGYRNRFSATVLQHEPQAACTLLRWDEAALILRVPQRTQLAPGSKVDWVVSADDVRLPPIKQQELRPSENPVLGRVEHLMVRGADTTAALRCGDALLWLHAPYRLADHHALSLGQELTVDIRAAHLQAWPRD
- a CDS encoding ABC transporter permease gives rise to the protein MPITPLDSAATAHLPPHLPLHQPSQVQAQRAWVVAVFGLAGLAFLSLPFVGLFISTPWSALHLQQGDLASLGVSVVYTLIALAIVVAFGTPVAWWLARHEFRGKWVMELLVLLPLLTPPLAMGLLLSMSYGPYSWIGQPLGHLGLSLTNTPQAFLLAQVYGSAPYFIVAARSAFEGVPRELEQISLTLGQSPWRTFWRITVPLAGLGLGAGVALAWVRALGEFGIVLLVAYYPQGIPVKLWVNLQDTGLSAVYPLLWLFFLIGLPLPLLMGALSRRPYARG
- a CDS encoding extracellular solute-binding protein, giving the protein MRRHTLMSLCLAAALAAAMPMTMPAARAAEPVLAVAYAGSMGALMDKGLGPAIAKQAQVQYQGQGAGAFGLAHLIAAKQINPDVFVSITPGPIEILQKAGLIGTAVPVASTQMVIAYSDKSRFAKDFEAAAAGKMPWYAVLEKPGVKFGRTDPTTDPQGRNIVFTMLLAERYYKQPGLADKILGGVQNQQQIFTEPSLLSRLEAGQLDATSGYLSAVISHKLPYIKLPEQINLSDPTQIADWYSKVHFSIKLPNGKTDELSTQPLVFYAAVLNNAPNPKAGEAFVKFMTSAAGQKMFKDYGYSAPKGDDLK